From a single Miscanthus floridulus cultivar M001 chromosome 8, ASM1932011v1, whole genome shotgun sequence genomic region:
- the LOC136470429 gene encoding cytochrome P450 CYP94D108-like — MAIDSSSSSELQASALSLPVLLFVLYISYHLITRALTTTKKNKPTTHGLKSHPLLGHLPEFLKNRHRFLEWSTELIVASPDHRMGFWIPGMRTGIVTGNPADVEHVLRTNFANYPKGEHATAMLRDFLGHGLFNSDGEQWLWQRKNASHEFSSRSLRRFVVDVVSDEVAGRLLPLLRRAADGDGRVVLDLQHVLERFAFDTICMVAFGHDPCCLCLAAADGGGGGWADAKKSEFMRAFGEAQDLIIRRFLDPVEVSWKVKKWLNVGMERRLKKAIADVHAFAMGIVRARRQSASASVDHHRDDVLSRFAASAEHSDEALRDIVLSFLIAGRETTSSALTWFFWLLSSRPAVAARVLAEVRAAREASTGTRPGEPLGFDALRGMHYLHAALTESMRLYPPAPLDSQSCAADDTLPDGTHVGKGWSVTYSAYAMGRLPAIWGDDCAEYRPERWLGDDGAFRPESPFRYTVFHAGPRMCLGKEMAYVQMKSVVASVLEEFVVDVRKEVAGGGVPEHVLSVTLRMKGGLPVQVRRRELAGSAE, encoded by the coding sequence ATGGCAATagattcctcttcctcctccgagCTGCAAGCCAGCGCACTCTCCCTGCCCGTCCTGCTGTTCGTCCTCTACATCTCCTACCACCTCATCACGCGAGCCCTGACGACGACCAAGAAGAACAAGCCCACCACCCACGGCCTCAAATCGCACCCGCTCCTGGGCCACCTCCCGGAGTTCCTCAAGAACCGCCACCGCTTCCTCGAGTGGTCCACGGAGCTCATCGTCGCCAGTCCGGACCACCGGATGGGGTTCTGGATCCCCGGGATGCGGACGGGCATCGTCACCGGGAACCCCGCCGACGTGGAGCACGTCCTGCGGACCAACTTCGCCAACTACCCCAAGGGCGAGCACGCCACCGCCATGCTCCGCGACTTCCTCGGCCACGGCCTCTTCAACTCCGACGGCGAGCAGTGGCTCTGGCAGCGCAAGAACGCCAGCCACGAGTTCAGCAGCCGCTCCCTGCGGAGGTTCGTCGTCGACGTCGTCAGCGACGAGGTCGCCGGCAGGCTGCTTCCGCTGCTCCGGAGGGCCGCGGACGGCGACGGCCGCGTCGTCCTCGACCTGCAGCACGTCCTGGAGCGCTTCGCGTTCGACACCATCTGCATGGTCGCGTTCGGGCACGACCCCTGCTGCCTctgcctcgccgccgccgacggcggcggtggcggctgggCGGACGCCAAAAAATCCGAGTTCATGCGCGCGTTCGGCGAGGCGCAGGACCTCATCATCCGCCGCTTCCTGGACCCTGTCGAGGTCTCGTGGAAGGTCAAGAAGTGGCTCAACGTCGGCATGGAGCGGCGGCTCAAGAAGGCCATCGCGGACGTGCACGCGTTCGCCATGGGCATCGTCCGCGCCCGGCGCCAGAGCGCGAGCGCTTCGGTCGACCACCACAGGGACGACGTCCTATCGCGGTTCGCGGCGAGCGCCGAGCACAGCGACGAGGCGCTGAGGGACATCGTGCTCAGCTTCCTCATCGCCGGGCGCGAGACCACGTCGTCGGCGCTGACGTGGTTCTTCTGGCTTCTGTCGTCGCGCCCTGCCGTGGCGGCGCGCGTCCTCGCCGAGGTCCGCGCGGCGCGGGAGGCGTCCACGGGCACGCGCCCCGGGGAGCCACTCGGCTTCGACGCGCTGCGCGGCATGCACTACCTGCACGCCGCGCTCACCGAGTCGATGCGGCTGTACCCGCCGGCGCCGCTCGACTCGCAGTCGTGCGCCGCGGACGACACGCTGCCCGACGGCACGCACGTCGGAAAGGGTTGGTCCGTCACCTACAGCGCCTACGCCATGGGCCGGCTCCCGGCCATATGGGGCGACGACTGCGCCGAGTACCGGCCGgagcggtggctcggcgacgacGGCGCGTTCCGGCCGGAGAGCCCGTTCCGGTATACCGTGTTCCATGCTGGGCCCAGGATGTGCCTCGGGAAGGAGATGGCGTACGTGCAGATGAAGTCCGTCGTCGCTAGCGTGCTGGAGGAGTTCGTGGTCGACGTCAGGAAGGAGGTCGCCGGCGGCGGTGTGCCGGAGCACGTCCTCTCCGTGACGCTCAGGATGAAAGGAGGCTTGCCGGTGCAAGTGAGGAGAAGGGAGCTGGCTGGAAGTGCTGAATGA